A window of Aerococcus urinae contains these coding sequences:
- a CDS encoding NAD(P)/FAD-dependent oxidoreductase codes for MKIAIIGGGIVGSVTAFYLSQTDHQVTLYDSGVGQATKAAAGIICPWFSKRRNKPWYRMANAGAHFYPQLIADLQAAGITSKAYQKRTTWLLKKREKMIDELMAIANRRKENAPLIGQIRRLKPSQAQAALEPWTYDQDLIQIDSGAAVIDGDLLCQELLSAAQDKGLTVIPEAVSIDAISSTEVKIQQQSYDRVIIAAGAWLGEILAPYTESVDVRPQKGQLLVYDHINQAEQWPLIMPEGQADIIPHQGQRLFLGATHENDQGFDLTPDLQALEEIMTTAQDLLPAIDFSDYQAIKVGTRAYTSDFAPFYGSLPKYDHIYVASGLGSSGLTTGPIIGHELAAMVTGSGLQLDPSDYPVGDYINF; via the coding sequence ATGAAAATAGCCATCATCGGTGGAGGCATTGTCGGTTCGGTAACCGCCTTCTATCTCAGCCAGACAGACCACCAAGTTACCCTCTACGATAGCGGGGTCGGCCAGGCCACTAAGGCGGCAGCCGGTATTATCTGTCCCTGGTTCTCCAAGCGTCGCAATAAGCCTTGGTACCGGATGGCCAACGCCGGGGCCCATTTTTATCCCCAATTGATCGCTGATTTACAAGCAGCCGGCATCACTTCCAAGGCCTACCAAAAACGGACCACCTGGCTTTTGAAAAAGCGGGAAAAAATGATTGACGAACTCATGGCCATTGCCAACCGGCGTAAGGAAAACGCCCCCCTCATCGGCCAAATTCGGCGCTTAAAGCCTAGCCAGGCCCAAGCTGCCCTAGAACCGTGGACCTATGACCAGGACCTGATTCAAATTGATTCTGGGGCGGCCGTCATTGATGGCGACTTGCTCTGCCAGGAGCTCCTCAGCGCCGCTCAAGATAAGGGATTAACCGTCATCCCTGAAGCAGTCTCCATTGACGCCATCAGCTCGACGGAGGTCAAGATCCAACAGCAAAGCTATGACCGGGTCATTATCGCAGCAGGCGCATGGCTAGGAGAGATTCTGGCCCCTTACACAGAAAGTGTGGATGTCCGACCCCAAAAAGGACAATTATTGGTCTATGACCACATCAATCAGGCTGAACAGTGGCCCCTAATTATGCCCGAAGGCCAAGCGGACATCATCCCCCACCAAGGTCAACGGCTCTTCTTAGGAGCTACGCATGAAAATGACCAAGGCTTTGACCTGACCCCCGACCTCCAAGCCTTAGAGGAAATCATGACAACAGCTCAGGATTTACTACCTGCCATCGATTTCTCTGACTACCAAGCTATTAAGGTCGGCACCCGAGCCTATACCAGCGACTTTGCCCCCTTTTACGGGTCCCTGCCCAAGTATGACCATATTTATGTGGCTTCTGGCCTGGGCTCAAGCGGCTTAACCACCGGTCCGATTATCGGCCACGAACTCGCCGCCATGGTCACAGGCAGTGGCTTACAGCTCGACCCTAGTGACTACCCGGTTGGAGACTATATTAACTTCTAA
- a CDS encoding lipoyl protein ligase domain-containing protein, which produces MLIKNYLHQGPRLRIARLNVHYAKETPLLPFAVDDYLLNGLNKEALPYDLILHTWTTDPTLILGMQDTRLPYLDQALAAVEEKTPYQAVVRPAGGLAVISEPGVVNYTLHLGPHSYSDKLSIDQAYQIKVQLLQDLLAPYQLQLTTGEVSDSYCPGKFDVSLAGKKIAGIAQRRIGGAIGIFTYLSLYGQQDYRGQVVKNFYQLGKQNQATKTKYPIINPDSMANLKASLPRLQSTNQVTEALEGVISQDLGTSFEEIDLAALDQSILNDQVQRMIKRNRRLTKGR; this is translated from the coding sequence ATGTTAATCAAGAATTATCTTCATCAAGGGCCAAGACTCAGAATCGCCCGTCTCAATGTGCACTATGCCAAGGAGACGCCCTTACTCCCTTTTGCTGTTGACGACTACCTATTAAATGGTCTCAACAAGGAAGCCCTCCCCTACGATTTGATTTTACACACCTGGACCACCGACCCCACTTTAATCCTTGGTATGCAAGACACCCGCCTGCCCTATCTGGACCAAGCGCTAGCAGCCGTCGAAGAAAAAACCCCCTACCAAGCGGTGGTGCGTCCGGCCGGGGGCTTGGCGGTCATTAGTGAACCTGGGGTAGTGAATTATACCCTCCACCTGGGTCCCCATAGCTATTCAGATAAGCTAAGCATTGACCAGGCCTACCAAATCAAGGTCCAACTCCTCCAGGACTTACTAGCCCCCTACCAACTCCAACTGACCACCGGCGAAGTCAGCGATTCCTACTGTCCGGGTAAATTTGATGTCAGCTTGGCAGGGAAAAAGATCGCCGGTATTGCCCAAAGACGGATTGGCGGGGCCATTGGGATCTTTACTTACCTCTCCCTCTATGGCCAACAAGATTACCGTGGCCAAGTGGTGAAAAACTTCTACCAATTAGGTAAGCAAAACCAAGCGACAAAAACCAAGTACCCTATCATTAACCCCGACAGTATGGCCAACCTTAAGGCGAGCCTGCCCAGACTCCAAAGCACAAACCAAGTGACTGAGGCCCTGGAGGGAGTCATTAGCCAAGACTTAGGGACTTCTTTTGAAGAGATTGACTTGGCAGCCTTAGACCAAAGTATCTTAAACGACCAGGTCCAACGCATGATCAAACGTAACCGACGTTTAACAAAAGGAAGGTAG
- a CDS encoding pyridoxal phosphate-dependent aminotransferase — protein MKINHRYLNTAPSIIREFAETFAQIDGLLPFTIGEPDLNAPETVKDAIKKALDENKTHYASAKGLGELVEAIVAYFKRTQALDLKADNVIITNGVTEAVKIAMDVFINEGDKIIVPSPFFGLYEMTAAIAGAELVTLDTSQTDFKLTPKALERSLDANPETRLVLLNYPNNPIGNTYTKDEIRELAEVIKRYDVFVISDEIYSDMIYDQDHYSIYNEIPNQTIYLNGPSKSYAMTGLRIGFIHMPDGYVTQGLVSHQTMVTSVSTPDQHGAIAAYNACDDFVVEARDKFKSRRDLLLEELPKIGLEFVHPAGAFYIFIKAPESYNGDDKQFALDLAHKAKVGVIPGFAFGNAGKGYVRFSYASSYESIQEGLKRLKTFVDQLD, from the coding sequence GTGAAAATTAATCATCGTTACTTAAATACAGCCCCCTCCATTATTCGCGAGTTTGCTGAAACTTTTGCCCAAATTGATGGTCTACTCCCCTTCACAATCGGGGAACCTGATCTTAACGCCCCTGAAACGGTTAAGGACGCCATCAAAAAGGCTCTAGATGAAAATAAGACCCACTATGCATCAGCTAAGGGTCTGGGAGAATTGGTCGAGGCCATCGTTGCTTATTTTAAACGAACACAAGCTCTTGATTTAAAAGCTGATAATGTGATTATTACCAATGGGGTCACCGAAGCTGTAAAAATCGCTATGGATGTTTTCATTAATGAAGGCGATAAAATTATTGTTCCTTCTCCTTTCTTTGGCCTTTATGAAATGACAGCAGCGATTGCGGGGGCAGAATTGGTAACCCTAGATACCAGCCAAACCGATTTCAAGTTAACCCCTAAGGCTTTGGAACGGAGCTTGGATGCTAACCCAGAGACGCGTTTAGTCCTCTTAAACTACCCGAATAATCCGATTGGGAATACCTATACCAAGGATGAAATTCGCGAATTAGCGGAAGTGATTAAGCGCTATGATGTCTTTGTCATTAGTGATGAAATTTATTCAGACATGATCTATGACCAAGACCATTATTCCATCTACAATGAAATTCCTAACCAAACTATCTACCTCAATGGTCCTTCCAAGAGTTACGCCATGACCGGACTTCGGATTGGTTTCATCCACATGCCTGATGGCTATGTGACTCAAGGCTTGGTTTCCCACCAAACCATGGTTACCAGCGTGTCTACCCCTGATCAACATGGGGCTATAGCTGCCTATAATGCCTGTGATGACTTTGTCGTGGAAGCCCGTGATAAATTTAAGAGTCGCCGTGACCTGCTCTTAGAAGAATTACCTAAGATTGGTTTAGAATTCGTTCACCCAGCTGGAGCCTTCTATATCTTTATCAAGGCACCAGAATCATATAATGGTGATGACAAACAATTTGCCCTTGACCTAGCTCATAAGGCCAAGGTAGGGGTGATTCCAGGCTTTGCCTTTGGTAATGCCGGTAAAGGCTATGTCCGTTTCTCCTACGCCTCTTCTTACGAATCCATTCAAGAAGGATTAAAACGTCTAAAAACCTTCGTTGACCAGCTGGACTAG
- the rpoE gene encoding DNA-directed RNA polymerase subunit delta has product MNLQRLDHQNKEELSLLEVAYEILAESNEVYDFNQLLAAVQEYLDLTDDQVAQRMVTFYTELNTDGSFISLGENRWGLRAWYPIDSINEAIVSSMDDEDIKEKHKTSRRKKVNVFDEGNEDMIDYNADDPEDVDAYEEDFDDEDYDEADYDDVDVDDDDEDSDENDELKDYQSDLDELGDDETEDDLEDGLEGDLTILDDEDLEDEEEDDHDF; this is encoded by the coding sequence GTGAACTTACAACGCCTAGACCACCAAAATAAGGAGGAGCTGTCTTTATTAGAAGTGGCTTATGAAATTTTGGCTGAGAGTAATGAAGTTTATGATTTCAATCAATTATTAGCAGCTGTGCAAGAATATCTTGACTTGACCGATGACCAAGTGGCTCAACGCATGGTCACCTTCTATACCGAATTAAATACTGATGGGAGTTTCATTTCCTTGGGTGAAAACCGCTGGGGCTTACGGGCTTGGTACCCAATTGATTCTATTAACGAAGCCATTGTTTCTTCCATGGATGATGAAGATATCAAAGAAAAACATAAGACTTCCCGTCGTAAGAAAGTCAATGTCTTTGATGAAGGCAATGAGGACATGATCGACTACAATGCCGATGATCCAGAAGATGTTGATGCTTATGAAGAAGACTTTGATGATGAGGATTACGATGAAGCAGACTATGACGATGTCGACGTGGATGACGACGATGAAGATAGTGACGAAAATGACGAATTGAAAGATTACCAATCGGACTTGGATGAGTTAGGTGATGATGAAACCGAAGATGACTTAGAAGATGGTCTGGAAGGTGACTTAACCATTCTCGATGATGAGGACTTGGAAGACGAAGAGGAAGACGACCACGACTTCTAA
- a CDS encoding HD domain-containing protein, producing MSFEQANRRIREKVFRDPVHGYIHIQHQIFLDLINTKEFQRLRRVKQLGTTSFTFHGADHTRFAHCLGVYEIARRIVNQFQRNYPSQELGDGLWDDQERLVVLCAAILHDIGHGAFSHTFEKLFGTDHEAVTRAIITSPETEVNRILTTVSPDFPNKVAAVINHSYPNPQVVQLISSQCDADRMDYLLRDSYFTGAEYGAFDLNRILRVMRPYQGGIMFDYAGMHAVEDYIVSRYQMYMQVYFHPVSRAMEMILNRLLKRAKDLYQDNPKYFIKHSPLLVPFLKNEWTLTDYLHVDDGVMETYFQHWILTSDDPILVDLSKRFINRKPFKSVTFDSNSQAETAQDLQEKISQMGYDVNYYTAYNSNYDLPYDLYDPSQKNPRTQIELLEKDGTIIELSEASQLIRAFTGQELGDERLYFPNELYYGKNHDKISLFEPDLKAIHDMTKTGKLKALD from the coding sequence ATGTCTTTTGAACAAGCTAACCGCCGGATCCGGGAAAAAGTTTTCCGTGACCCGGTGCATGGTTATATCCATATCCAACACCAAATCTTTTTAGACCTTATTAATACCAAGGAATTCCAACGCCTGCGCCGGGTTAAGCAATTAGGCACGACCAGTTTTACCTTTCACGGGGCTGACCACACCCGCTTCGCCCACTGCCTGGGAGTGTATGAAATCGCCCGCCGGATTGTCAACCAGTTCCAGCGCAATTATCCTAGTCAAGAGCTTGGCGATGGTTTATGGGATGACCAGGAACGTTTAGTGGTCCTCTGTGCCGCTATCCTCCACGATATTGGCCACGGCGCCTTCTCCCACACCTTTGAAAAACTTTTCGGTACTGACCATGAAGCGGTCACCCGGGCCATCATTACCTCCCCTGAGACCGAAGTCAACCGAATCTTGACTACAGTTTCTCCTGATTTTCCCAATAAAGTGGCTGCCGTCATCAACCACAGCTACCCCAACCCCCAAGTGGTCCAACTGATTTCGAGCCAATGCGACGCCGACCGGATGGACTATCTCTTAAGAGACTCCTACTTTACCGGGGCTGAATATGGGGCCTTTGACCTCAACCGGATCTTGCGGGTCATGCGGCCTTACCAGGGCGGGATTATGTTTGACTATGCCGGTATGCATGCGGTAGAAGACTATATTGTCAGCCGCTATCAAATGTATATGCAGGTCTACTTCCACCCGGTTTCTCGGGCCATGGAAATGATTCTCAACCGGCTCTTAAAACGAGCTAAGGACCTCTACCAAGACAATCCCAAGTACTTTATCAAGCACTCACCGCTCTTGGTACCCTTTTTGAAAAATGAATGGACCCTCACCGACTATCTCCATGTTGATGACGGTGTGATGGAAACCTACTTCCAACACTGGATCTTAACGAGTGATGACCCGATTCTGGTTGACTTGTCCAAGCGTTTCATCAACCGCAAACCCTTTAAGTCGGTTACCTTTGACTCCAATAGCCAGGCAGAAACCGCCCAAGATCTCCAAGAGAAGATCAGTCAAATGGGCTACGATGTTAACTACTATACTGCCTATAACAGTAACTATGACCTGCCCTATGACCTCTATGATCCCAGCCAAAAGAACCCTCGGACCCAGATTGAATTATTGGAAAAAGACGGAACCATCATTGAACTGTCGGAAGCCAGTCAACTGATCCGAGCCTTTACCGGCCAAGAGCTGGGCGACGAGCGTCTCTATTTTCCAAATGAACTCTATTACGGGAAGAATCATGATAAGATCAGCCTCTTTGAACCTGATTTAAAGGCTATCCATGACATGACCAAGACCGGTAAGTTAAAGGCCTTAGATTAG
- the mscL gene encoding large conductance mechanosensitive channel protein MscL, producing the protein MLQEFKDFIAKGNVIELAVGVVMGTAFTAIVNSLVKDILTPLLGIILGNIDLSAYSIEVAGATFGVGNFVNAIISFLLIALVLFFIVKAFSHFKHEEKKVEEAKASNEEVLLTEIRDLLKNK; encoded by the coding sequence ATGCTACAAGAATTTAAAGATTTTATTGCTAAGGGTAATGTGATTGAATTAGCCGTCGGGGTTGTTATGGGGACTGCCTTCACTGCCATTGTGAACTCCCTGGTTAAAGATATTTTAACCCCATTATTAGGGATTATTTTAGGAAACATCGACTTGTCAGCTTATAGTATTGAAGTTGCCGGCGCCACATTTGGTGTAGGGAACTTTGTTAACGCTATTATTTCTTTCTTATTAATTGCCCTGGTGCTATTCTTTATTGTTAAGGCTTTTAGCCACTTCAAACATGAAGAAAAGAAAGTTGAAGAAGCTAAAGCAAGTAATGAAGAAGTCTTATTAACAGAAATCCGTGATTTATTAAAGAATAAATAG
- a CDS encoding UDP-N-acetylglucosamine 1-carboxyvinyltransferase, with translation MKKFIIEGGRPLSGEVLVSGAKNSTVALIPAAILADSPVVLEAVPTIDDVDSLISILRDFNVSADFQEHVLRIDPSQMENVPMPEGKIQSLRASYYFMGALLAKYGEGTVGLPGGCSLGPRPIDLHIKGFEALGAKIESENGAIHFSTPNGLTGADIYLDVVSVGATINIMLAAVKAKGQTVIDNAAREPEIIDVATLLNKMGANIKGVGTSTIRIEGVDHLHGVSHAIIPDRIEAGTYLTAAALVGQGVYVKNVIFEHIEGLVAKMGEMGVKMDVYEDKIYVHPQADDLEMVNIKTAAYPGFATDLQQPITPLLITAHGSGVIEDTIYPKRVNHVPELQRMGADIHVVDDTIHIKGPKSLTGTKVTASDLRAGACLINAGLAASGRTDLYGAEHILRGYDNICEKLQKLGAKIDLVDIDD, from the coding sequence ATGAAAAAATTTATTATCGAAGGCGGACGACCACTTAGCGGAGAAGTCTTAGTTTCTGGGGCTAAGAATAGTACAGTGGCGCTGATTCCTGCTGCTATTCTGGCAGATAGTCCTGTTGTCTTAGAGGCTGTTCCAACGATTGATGATGTTGATTCGCTGATTAGTATTTTAAGAGATTTTAATGTGAGTGCTGATTTTCAAGAGCACGTCCTACGTATTGATCCCAGCCAAATGGAAAATGTTCCCATGCCTGAAGGGAAGATTCAAAGTCTGCGGGCTTCCTACTATTTTATGGGGGCCTTACTGGCTAAATATGGCGAGGGCACCGTGGGGCTGCCGGGTGGTTGTTCCCTGGGCCCCCGTCCCATTGACCTCCATATTAAAGGTTTTGAAGCCCTAGGTGCTAAAATTGAAAGCGAAAATGGGGCTATCCACTTTTCCACCCCTAACGGCTTAACGGGAGCTGATATCTATTTAGATGTTGTCAGTGTCGGAGCGACTATTAATATTATGTTGGCGGCTGTCAAGGCTAAGGGGCAAACTGTGATCGATAACGCCGCCCGGGAGCCTGAAATTATTGACGTAGCCACCCTCTTAAATAAGATGGGGGCTAACATTAAAGGGGTAGGGACCTCAACTATCCGGATTGAAGGGGTTGACCACTTACACGGGGTCAGCCATGCCATTATCCCAGACCGGATTGAAGCGGGAACCTATCTCACTGCCGCTGCCCTGGTTGGCCAAGGGGTTTATGTGAAGAACGTGATCTTTGAACATATTGAAGGTTTAGTGGCCAAGATGGGTGAAATGGGCGTCAAGATGGATGTTTACGAAGACAAGATCTATGTCCATCCCCAAGCGGATGACCTGGAGATGGTCAATATTAAAACCGCGGCTTATCCCGGTTTTGCGACTGACCTTCAGCAACCGATAACCCCACTCTTAATTACTGCCCATGGGAGTGGCGTGATCGAGGACACCATCTATCCTAAACGGGTCAACCATGTCCCTGAATTACAACGGATGGGAGCCGATATCCATGTGGTAGACGACACCATCCATATCAAGGGTCCTAAGTCCTTAACCGGTACCAAGGTCACTGCCTCTGATCTTAGAGCAGGGGCTTGTTTGATCAATGCCGGCTTGGCTGCTTCTGGACGGACCGACCTCTACGGGGCGGAGCACATCTTACGGGGTTACGATAACATTTGTGAAAAATTACAGAAATTAGGAGCCAAGATCGACCTGGTTGATATCGATGACTAG
- a CDS encoding DUF1934 domain-containing protein: protein MSRMKETIHIRGVNHIQQAGEKQELLIDQKGTYFAHPHAFFIEYEEDFQGAKSWVRLKFDHKQGLTIKRSGQSVQATIPLALGKRQSFLYRIKGLPNLSLASELDQIEVEEFEGGGRINCHYRIFEDLDQELGQYQLQLKYTYDVV from the coding sequence ATGAGCAGAATGAAGGAGACCATCCATATCCGTGGTGTCAACCACATCCAGCAAGCGGGGGAAAAGCAGGAATTGCTCATCGACCAAAAAGGCACATACTTTGCCCACCCCCACGCTTTCTTTATTGAATATGAAGAAGATTTTCAAGGGGCCAAGAGCTGGGTGCGGTTGAAGTTTGACCACAAGCAGGGCCTAACCATTAAGCGCTCGGGTCAGTCTGTCCAGGCCACGATTCCCTTAGCATTGGGGAAAAGGCAGAGCTTCCTCTACCGGATCAAGGGTTTGCCTAACTTAAGCCTAGCGAGTGAACTGGACCAGATCGAGGTAGAAGAGTTTGAAGGAGGGGGCAGGATTAACTGTCACTACCGAATTTTTGAAGACTTGGACCAAGAATTGGGTCAATATCAATTGCAATTGAAATATACTTATGATGTAGTGTAA